One Theropithecus gelada isolate Dixy chromosome 20, Tgel_1.0, whole genome shotgun sequence DNA segment encodes these proteins:
- the BRICD5 gene encoding BRICHOS domain-containing protein 5 isoform X2 yields MKPVNCRAERPKPGPTGVKTKPTCGGWRATGLSLLLLLLALATAGAVAGGLLGFAQGPPKPRLQTPRMTLPSPHMPRPNQTILVDVARNAATITVTSPQSNHSWVVLFDGQSGCICYRPEEHQACFLRLMEDSDRETLRLLMDTSKVQEPRGPAQDTQYTQELLAVQGSHEVDPAQVGDLVQRLCTRTPIYWARRAEGPRRQRLIYLCIDICFPSNICVSVCFYYLPD; encoded by the exons ATGAAGCCAGTGAACTGCCGCGCTGAGCGCCCCAAACCTGGGCCTACAGGG GTGAAGACCAAGCCCACCTGTGGGGGCTGGAGAGCCACGGGCCtatccctgctgctgctgctcctggcaCTGGCCACTGCGGGAGCTGTGGCTGGAGGGCTTCTTGGCTTCGCTCAGGGCCCTCCCAAG CCAAGGCTGCAGACGCCGCGAATGACCCTCCCAAGCCCCCACATGCCCCGGCCCAACCAAACCATCCTGGTGGACGTGGCCCGGAACGCAGCGACCATCACAGTGACCTCACCTCAGAGCAACCACAGCTGGGTGGTGCTGTTCGACGGGCAGAGC ggCTGCATCTGTTACCGCCCTGAGGAGCACCAGGCCTGCTTCCTCCGCCTGATGGAGGACAGTGATCGGGAGACCCTGCGGCTGCTGATGGATACCTCCAAG GTCCAAGAGCCTCGGGGTCCTGCCCAGGACACCCAATACACCCAGGAGCTGCTGGCAGTGCAGGGGAGCCACGAGGTGGACCCTGCCCAGGTGGGGGATTTGGTGCAGCGCCTGTGCACAAGGACCCCCATCTACTGGGCCCGGCGAGCAGAGG GGCCCCGGAGACAGCGGCTGATTTATCTGTGCATCGACATCTGCTTCCCAAGCAACATCTGTGTGTCAGTCTGCTTTTATTACCTCCCAGACTGA
- the BRICD5 gene encoding BRICHOS domain-containing protein 5 isoform X1: protein MKPVNCRAERPKPGPTGVKTKPTCGGWRATGLSLLLLLLALATAGAVAGGLLGFAQGPPKPRLQTPRMTLPSPHMPRPNQTILVDVARNAATITVTSPQSNHSWVVLFDGQSGCICYRPEEHQACFLRLMEDSDRETLRLLMDTSKVQEPRGPAQDTQYTQELLAVQGSHEVDPAQVGDLVQRLCTRTPIYWARRAEGETGPLRGEARPSGWFDELGAEPLGIHGTLATGPRRQRLIYLCIDICFPSNICVSVCFYYLPD from the exons ATGAAGCCAGTGAACTGCCGCGCTGAGCGCCCCAAACCTGGGCCTACAGGG GTGAAGACCAAGCCCACCTGTGGGGGCTGGAGAGCCACGGGCCtatccctgctgctgctgctcctggcaCTGGCCACTGCGGGAGCTGTGGCTGGAGGGCTTCTTGGCTTCGCTCAGGGCCCTCCCAAG CCAAGGCTGCAGACGCCGCGAATGACCCTCCCAAGCCCCCACATGCCCCGGCCCAACCAAACCATCCTGGTGGACGTGGCCCGGAACGCAGCGACCATCACAGTGACCTCACCTCAGAGCAACCACAGCTGGGTGGTGCTGTTCGACGGGCAGAGC ggCTGCATCTGTTACCGCCCTGAGGAGCACCAGGCCTGCTTCCTCCGCCTGATGGAGGACAGTGATCGGGAGACCCTGCGGCTGCTGATGGATACCTCCAAG GTCCAAGAGCCTCGGGGTCCTGCCCAGGACACCCAATACACCCAGGAGCTGCTGGCAGTGCAGGGGAGCCACGAGGTGGACCCTGCCCAGGTGGGGGATTTGGTGCAGCGCCTGTGCACAAGGACCCCCATCTACTGGGCCCGGCGAGCAGAGGGTGAGACAGGGCCGCTGAGGGGGGAGGCCAGGCCCTCGGGATGGTTTGATGAGCTGGGGGCGGAGCCCTTGGGGATTCACGGCACCCTCGCCACAGGGCCCCGGAGACAGCGGCTGATTTATCTGTGCATCGACATCTGCTTCCCAAGCAACATCTGTGTGTCAGTCTGCTTTTATTACCTCCCAGACTGA
- the MLST8 gene encoding target of rapamycin complex subunit LST8 isoform X1, protein MQRPGYTYTKKKKNYSLSEFKSCNFQPILAQRGAVVGQGGHGNGATRQPEKRTAVSEGQVPVGRRPERKPQLPSTSRRARGRARNLSGFLPAGTPCPRTLVSSHPPPPAPWSRPRELSITLRSTSIDSLRLPSPSWTQRSAESPVSSRARAGHTMNTSPGTVGSDPVILATAGYDHTVRFWQAHSGICTRTVQHQDSQVNALEITPDRSMIAAAGYQHIRMYDLNSNNPNPIISYDGVNKNIASVGFHEDGRWMYTGGEDCTARIWDLRSRNLQCQRIFQVNAPINCVCLHPNQAELIVGDQSGAIHIWDLKTDHNEQLIPEPEVSITSAHIDPDASYMAAVNSAGNCYVWNLTGGIGDEVTQLIPKTKIPAHTRYALQCRFSPDSTLLATCSADQTCKIWRTSNFSLMTELSIKSGNPGESSRGWMWGCAFSGDSQYIVTASSDNLARLWCVETGEIKREYGGHQKAVVCLAFNDSVLG, encoded by the exons ATGCAACGTCCGGgatatacttacactaaaaaaaaaaaaaattattcgtTGTCTGAATTCAAGTCCTGTAATTTTCAGCCAATTCTAGCCCAGCGTGGCGCAGTAGTGGGTCAGGGAGGGCACGGGAACGGCGCGACCCGACAGCCTGAGAAACGGACAGCCGTGTCAGAAGGGCAGGTGCCAGTGGGGAGGAGGCCGGAGAGAAAGCCGCAGCTTCCTTCCACCTCGCGCCGGGCCCGCGGCCGCGCAAGAAACCTCTCCGGGTTCCTCCCGGCGGGAACCCCCTGCCCCAGAACTTTGGTCTCGTCCCATCCACCCCCGCCCGCGCCATGGTCTCGCCCTAGGGAGTTATCGATAACTCTACGCTCGACCTCGATCGACTCGCTCCGGCTCCCCTCGCCGTCCTGGACACAGCGGAGTGCGGAGTCGCCCGTAAG CTCTAGGGCCCGTGCAGGCCACACCATGAACACGTCCCCAGGCACGGTGGGCAGTGACCCGGTCATCCTGGCCACTGCAGGCTACGACCACACCGTGCGCTTCTGGCAGGCCCACAGCGGCATCTGCACCCGGACTGTGCAGCACCAGGACTCC CAGGTGAATGCCTTGGAGATCACACCAGACCGCAGTATGATTGCTGCTGCAG GTTACCAGCACATCCGCATGTATGATCTCAACTCCAATAACCCCAACCCCATCATCAGCTATGATGGCGTCAACAAGAACATCGCGTCTGTGGGCTTCCACGAAGACGGCCGCTGGATGTACACGGGCGGCGAGGACTGCACAGCCAGGATCTGGGACCTCAG GTCCCGGAACCTGCAGTGCCAGCGGATCTTCCAGGTGAACGCACCCATTAACTGCGTGTGCCTGCACCCCAACCAG GCAGAGCTCATCGTGGGTGACCAGAGCGGGGCTATCCACATCTGGGACTTGAAAACAGACCACAACGAGCAGCTGATCCCCGAGCCCGAGGTCTCCATCACGTCTGCCCACATTGACCCCGACGCCAGCTACATGGCAGCTGTCAACAGCGCT GGAAACTGCTATGTCTGGAATCTGACGGGGGGCATTGGTGACGAGGTAACCCAGCTCATCCCCAAGACCAAGATCCCCGCCCACACGCGCTACGCCCTGCAGTGCCGCTTCAGCCCCGACTCCAC GCTCCTCGCCACCTGCTCGGCTGATCAGACGTGCAAGATCTGGAGGACGTCCAACTTCTCCCTGATGACGGAGCTGAGCATCAAGAGCGGCAACCCCGGGGAGTCCTCCCGTGGTTGGATGTGGGGCTGTGCTTTCTCGGGGGACTCCCAGTACATCGTCACTG CTTCCTCGGACAACCTGGCCCGGCTCTGGTGTGTGGAGACTGGAGAGATCAAGAGAGAGTATGGCGGCCACCAGAAGGCTGTCGTCTGCCTGGCGTTCAACGACAGTGTGCTGGGCTAG
- the MLST8 gene encoding target of rapamycin complex subunit LST8 isoform X2: MNTSPGTVGSDPVILATAGYDHTVRFWQAHSGICTRTVQHQDSVNALEITPDRSMIAAAGYQHIRMYDLNSNNPNPIISYDGVNKNIASVGFHEDGRWMYTGGEDCTARIWDLRSRNLQCQRIFQVNAPINCVCLHPNQAELIVGDQSGAIHIWDLKTDHNEQLIPEPEVSITSAHIDPDASYMAAVNSAGNCYVWNLTGGIGDEVTQLIPKTKIPAHTRYALQCRFSPDSTLLATCSADQTCKIWRTSNFSLMTELSIKSGNPGESSRGWMWGCAFSGDSQYIVTASSDNLARLWCVETGEIKREYGGHQKAVVCLAFNDSVLG, translated from the exons ATGAACACGTCCCCAGGCACGGTGGGCAGTGACCCGGTCATCCTGGCCACTGCAGGCTACGACCACACCGTGCGCTTCTGGCAGGCCCACAGCGGCATCTGCACCCGGACTGTGCAGCACCAGGACTCC GTGAATGCCTTGGAGATCACACCAGACCGCAGTATGATTGCTGCTGCAG GTTACCAGCACATCCGCATGTATGATCTCAACTCCAATAACCCCAACCCCATCATCAGCTATGATGGCGTCAACAAGAACATCGCGTCTGTGGGCTTCCACGAAGACGGCCGCTGGATGTACACGGGCGGCGAGGACTGCACAGCCAGGATCTGGGACCTCAG GTCCCGGAACCTGCAGTGCCAGCGGATCTTCCAGGTGAACGCACCCATTAACTGCGTGTGCCTGCACCCCAACCAG GCAGAGCTCATCGTGGGTGACCAGAGCGGGGCTATCCACATCTGGGACTTGAAAACAGACCACAACGAGCAGCTGATCCCCGAGCCCGAGGTCTCCATCACGTCTGCCCACATTGACCCCGACGCCAGCTACATGGCAGCTGTCAACAGCGCT GGAAACTGCTATGTCTGGAATCTGACGGGGGGCATTGGTGACGAGGTAACCCAGCTCATCCCCAAGACCAAGATCCCCGCCCACACGCGCTACGCCCTGCAGTGCCGCTTCAGCCCCGACTCCAC GCTCCTCGCCACCTGCTCGGCTGATCAGACGTGCAAGATCTGGAGGACGTCCAACTTCTCCCTGATGACGGAGCTGAGCATCAAGAGCGGCAACCCCGGGGAGTCCTCCCGTGGTTGGATGTGGGGCTGTGCTTTCTCGGGGGACTCCCAGTACATCGTCACTG CTTCCTCGGACAACCTGGCCCGGCTCTGGTGTGTGGAGACTGGAGAGATCAAGAGAGAGTATGGCGGCCACCAGAAGGCTGTCGTCTGCCTGGCGTTCAACGACAGTGTGCTGGGCTAG
- the PGP gene encoding glycerol-3-phosphate phosphatase encodes MAAAAEAGGDDARCVRLSAERAQALLADVDTLLFDCDGVLWRGETAVPGAPEALRALRARGKRLGFITNNSSKTRAAYAEKLRRLGFGGPAGPGAGLEVFGTAYCTALYLRQRLAGAPAPKAYVLGSPALAAELEAVGVTSVGVGPEPLQGEGPGDWLHAPLEPDVRAVVVGFDPHFSYMKLTKALRYLQQPGCLLVGTNMDNRLPLENGRFIAGTGCLVRAVEMAAQRQADIIGKPSRFIFDCVSQEYGINPERTVMVGDRLDTDILLGVTCGLKTILTLTGVSTLGDVKNNQESDCVSKKKMVPDFYVDSIADLLPALQG; translated from the exons atggcggcggcggcggaggccGGTGGCGACGACGCCCGCTGCGTGCGGCTGAGCGCCGAGCGGGCACAGGCGCTACTGGCCGACGTGGACACGTTGCTGTTTGACTGCGACGGCGTACTGTGGCGCGGGGAGACGGCCGTGCCTGGCGCTCCCGAGGCCCTGCGGGCGCTGCGGGCCCGCGGCAAGCGCCTGGGCTTCATCACCAACAACAGCAGCAAGACCCGCGCTGCCTACGCCGAGAAGCTGCGGCGCCTGGGCTTCGGCGGCCCCGCGGGGCCCGGCGCCGGCCTGGAGGTCTTCGGCACGGCCTACTGCACCGCTCTCTACCTGCGCCAGCGCCTAGCCGGCGCGCCCGCGCCCAAGGCCTATGTGCTTGGCAGCCCGGCCCTGGCCGCCGAGCTGGAGGCCGTGGGCGTCACCAGCGTGGGCGTGGGGCCCGAGCCACTGCAGGGCGAGGGTCCCGGTGACTGGCTGCACGCGCCGCTGGAGCCCGACGTGCGCGCAGTGGTGGTGGGCTTTGACCCGCACTTCAGTTACATGAAGCTCACCAAGGCCCTGCGCTACCTGCAGCAGCCCGGCTGCCTGCTCGTGGGCACTAACATGGACAACCGGCTTCCGCTGGAGAACGGCCGCTTCATCGCGG GTACCGGCTGTCTGGTCCGAGCCGTGGAGATGGCCGCCCAGCGCCAGGCCGACATCATCGGGAAGCCCAGCCGCTTCATCTTCGACTGCGTGTCCCAGGAATACGGCATCAACCCCGAGCGCACCGTCATGGTGGGAGACCGCCTGGACACAGACATCCTCCTAGGCGTCACCTGTGGCCTGAAGACCATCCTGACCCTCACCGGAGTGTCCACTCTAGGAGATGTGAAGAATAATCAGGAAAGTGACTGCGTGTCTAAGAAGAAAATGGTGCCTGACTTCTATGTTGACAGCATAGCCGACCTTTTGCCTGCCCTTCAAGGTTAA